A DNA window from Ipomoea triloba cultivar NCNSP0323 chromosome 10, ASM357664v1 contains the following coding sequences:
- the LOC116033621 gene encoding protein ABIL2-like isoform X1, translating to MGTESSHQERSNYDEILMQHRTNFTDSLKELKNLRKQLYSAAEYFEVSYGKDEHKQELVDTMKVYVSKAVISTVDHLGSVAAKLDTLLDEKVSEFSATKLRFSCVEQRSRSCREFIDRNGVEQQSFVTVLPKYLKHYINPGSDEDTESYLGKSNMRTPMMTILYPGRDDMHQYRHQQGFLATTTKEHPTLPRRRLQNNPTFTQPSPNPPAFSFTRAESSKDLDSKGKRSVSPLRFLLKRSESYIPKSPPFSTLNLQQCPPQPQRTISLPTKPAKATSLQPNKTKRTLKSLLSLQFTD from the exons ATGGGGACTGAATCATCTCATCAAGAAAGAAGCAACTATGATGAAATCCTTATGCAACACAGAACAAACTTTACTGACAGTTTGAAG GAGTTGAAGAATCTGAGGAAACAGTTGTACTCAGCTGCAGAATATTTTGAAGTGTCTTATGGCAAAGATGAGCACAAACAAGA ATTGGTGGATACCATGAAAGTTTATGTGAGTAAAGCTGTAATTAGCACAGTGGATCACCTTGGCTCTGTAGCTGCTAAACTTGACACTCTCTTGGATGAAAAAGTCAGTGAATTTTCTGCAACGAAACTTCGATTCTCTTGCGTTGAACAG AGATCAAGATCATGCCGAGAATTCATCGACAGAAATGGCGTTGAACAACAATCATTTGTCACTGTTTTACCCAAGTACCTTAAACATTATATCAATCCAG gtTCAGATGAGGATACAGAGTCTTATTTAGGCAAATCAAACATGAGAACTCCTATGATGACAATTCTCTATCCTGGCCGGGACGATATGCATCAATACCGGCACCAGCAAG GTTTTctagcaacaacaacaaaagagCATCCTACCTTACCAAG GAGAAGGCTGCAGAATAACCCTACATTCACACAACCTTCTCCAAATCCTCCTGCATTCTCATTTACCCGGGCTGAATCTAGCAAAGACTTAG ATTCCAAAGGGAAGCGGTCTGTTTCGCCACTTCGGTTTCTACTCAAGCGCTCTGAATCATACATTCCCAAATCACCTCCTTTCAGCACCCTCAATCTGCAACAG TGTCCACCCCAGCCGCAGAGGACAATTTCATTGCCCACAAAGCCTGCAAAAGCTACTTCACTGCAGCCCAACAAGACTAAACGTACACTCAAATCGCTGCTTAGCCTTCAATTCACGGATTAA
- the LOC116033621 gene encoding protein ABIL3-like isoform X2, with product MGTESSHQERSNYDEILMQHRTNFTDSLKELKNLRKQLYSAAEYFEVSYGKDEHKQELVDTMKVYVSKAVISTVDHLGSVAAKLDTLLDEKVSEFSATKLRFSCVEQRSRSCREFIDRNGVEQQSFVTVLPKYLKHYINPGSDEDTESYLGKSNMRTPMMTILYPGRDDMHQYRHQQGFLATTTKEHPTLPRRRLQNNPTFTQPSPNPPAFSFTRAESSKDLEHNK from the exons ATGGGGACTGAATCATCTCATCAAGAAAGAAGCAACTATGATGAAATCCTTATGCAACACAGAACAAACTTTACTGACAGTTTGAAG GAGTTGAAGAATCTGAGGAAACAGTTGTACTCAGCTGCAGAATATTTTGAAGTGTCTTATGGCAAAGATGAGCACAAACAAGA ATTGGTGGATACCATGAAAGTTTATGTGAGTAAAGCTGTAATTAGCACAGTGGATCACCTTGGCTCTGTAGCTGCTAAACTTGACACTCTCTTGGATGAAAAAGTCAGTGAATTTTCTGCAACGAAACTTCGATTCTCTTGCGTTGAACAG AGATCAAGATCATGCCGAGAATTCATCGACAGAAATGGCGTTGAACAACAATCATTTGTCACTGTTTTACCCAAGTACCTTAAACATTATATCAATCCAG gtTCAGATGAGGATACAGAGTCTTATTTAGGCAAATCAAACATGAGAACTCCTATGATGACAATTCTCTATCCTGGCCGGGACGATATGCATCAATACCGGCACCAGCAAG GTTTTctagcaacaacaacaaaagagCATCCTACCTTACCAAG GAGAAGGCTGCAGAATAACCCTACATTCACACAACCTTCTCCAAATCCTCCTGCATTCTCATTTACCCGGGCTGAATCTAGCAAAGACTTAG agcataaTAAGTGA